The genomic region TTAAAACAACACCATTCTTTACGCCGCCAAAGAGTTGCTACAGTCCAGCCATAATGTTCTAAAGTATCGGCTACCGATTGGGCTTGGTCGATTAAAATGCCGCTGAGAATGCCCCAAGTTGAGGGTTTAGAAACAGAAGTAATTTGGGGAATTAATTGAATAATGACATCTGCTAAGATGTTGCACGCAATGCCATCGAAAGATGTTTGGGTCATTTGAGGCAGCGTGTTGACGCTACCCTGTCCTACAATTATGCGATCGGCAGAAATTTGATTGAGTTGTCGATTGCTGTGGGTAGCGTTGACTGCCATGATATCGGTATCTACAGCATAGACTTGGCTAGCCCCAAGCAAAATTGCTGCAATTGAGAGGATACCTGAGCCACAGCCAATATCTGCAATGACCAAGTCTTCTCGATTGGAATTGGGGAGATCGTCCAAGCGCATTTCTAAGGCTTCTAAACATAACTGCGTTGTGGCATGGTTGCCCGTACCAAAAGCTGTCCCAGGATCGAGGCGTAGCAAAAGTCGCTCTGATTTTTCTGGTACTGGTAGCCAAGCTGGATAAATTAAAATGCGATCGCCCACTTCCTGCGGTTGCCAGTACTGTTTCCAGCTACTTGCCCAGTCCTGTTCATCAATTAAATGCCACTGCATCTTAGGCGGCTCTAACCCTACCAGCAAGGCATCCTGTTGCAGCCATAGCGAAAGGGCAGCTAAGTCGAGTAACTTTACTTGTTCTTGCGGCAAATATGCTTTCACCAAACAAACATTACCATCATTCTTCTGTCGTTCGCTTGCCATCCCACGACAGCCAAAATCTTCTAGTCGCCAGAAGAGCGTCTCTTCCAGGTCTAGATCGCACAAAATTTGAATTTTCCACCAGTGATTTGCCATATTTAACGGTTAGCAATTAGCGATTAGCAACTAGTTGCTAATCGCTAATTGCTATAAAGTTACTGTATAAGCATCGCGAATGCCTGCAACTTTGGTGATTTCAGTCAAAATCCCATCGGGCAGGGGGTCGTCTAAACTCAGTACCATCACCGCATCACCGCGCACGATTTTGCGTCCGACTTGCATACTGGCGATGTTGACGTTAAAGCTACCCAGTAGAGAACCGAGTTTACCAATAATTCCTGGCATATCTCGGTGTAGCGTGAATAGCATATGCGAACTGGGGGGAATGTTGATGGGGAATTCGTCAATGTTGGTAATGCGAATTTCACCATCGCCCAATAGCGCCCCCGTCACCGAATGTTCGCCCATCGAACCCTTGGCTGATAAATGCAAGGAACCTGCATAATCCCGGATGGCAGCATCTCGCGTTTCAATAATCCGAATGCCTCGTTCTTTTGCTTCGACGCTGGCATTGACGTAATTGACTCTTTCTCGCAGTGCTTGAGAAAGCAATCCTTTCAGGGCAGCAACAACCAATGGTTGGCTCTTATTAGTTGCAAGTTCCCCTTGCAGTTTGACATTGAGTAGATCGACTCGTCCCCCAGCCAGCTGACCGACTAAATTACCCAGAGTCTCGGCAAGTTGCATGTACGGTCTGAGTTCTTCCAAAATATCGGGGCTGAGTCCAGGGATATTGACGGCAGAACGGGCTGGTAAGCCTAGCAAGACATCGCGGATTTGCTCTGCTACATCGATCGCCACGTTGACTTGTGCTTCTGTGGTCGAAGCGCCGAGGTGGGGGGTGAGGATAATTTCCTTTCCTAATGCTCTTAGCGGCGATTCCTTCAGGGGTTCTTCCTCGAAGACATCTAAGGCTGCGCCTGCGATTTTACCCGCCTTAAGTGCTTCTGCTAGCGCCGCTTCATCGATAATGCCACCCCTAGCACAGTTGATAATCCTGGCATTGGGTTTCATTTTAGCCAGTGCCTCGGCGTTAATTAAATGTGTTGTTTCTGGGGTTTTGGGAATGTGCAGCGTAATGTAATCGGCTTCTTGTAGTAGGATGTCTACCTCGACTAAGCGGCAACCTAACTGTTCGGCTCGTTCGGTAGAAATAAATGGGTCGTAGGCAAGTAACTTCATCCCCATCGCTTTAGCTGCCGTAGCAACGTGGGAACCAATCTTTCCTAAACCCACCACGCCAAGGGTTTTTTTGTAAACTTCTGCCCCCACAAAGGTTTTGCGATCCCACTCACCGCGTTTGACGGACGCATTTGCATCGGGAATGTAACGCGACAATGCCAGCATCATCGCGATCGCGTGTTCGGCAGCGGCGATCGTATTTCCTTCAGGAGAATTGACAACGACAATTCCTTGGCGGGTGGCAGCAGGTACGTCTACATTATCTACGCCCACACCAGCACGACCGATAATTTTCAGTTGATGCCCAGCTTCGATAATTTCTCTAGTAATGCGGCTGCCAGAGCGAATCATCAACGCATCATACTCTGGGATCGCCTGTACAAACTGCTCTGGTGTTAGACCGATTTTTACATCAACAGTGGCAACTTGGGAAAGGATATCAATTCCTGCCTGGTCGATTGGGTCAGATACGAGAACTTTAGCCATGATTAACGATAGGAATCCAGTGGGAAAAAGGCACTATTAATGATAAGTGAACTGTCTGCTCGTGTGAGTAATTTGTTTATCTACTCGCTTTGAGCGACAGCAGCGATACACAAGACCAGGGGTGATTCCAGTAGCGCGTTACTCTCAGCTCAAGGGTTGCCTTTAGTTAGGTTAAGTTGTGCTTTCGGTAATTCGCTGCCGCAGTACGATATTTTAACAGTTAACAGGGAGCAGGGAGTAGGGAGTAGGGAGTAGGGAAGAAATTTATTCTAAATTCGCCTTGTCCTCCTTTTCCTCCTTGTCCCCCTTGTCTCCCTTGTCCTCCTTGTTCTCCTTGTCTCCCACTCTCATGAATTACCTTATCGCCGTGTTACCCGATCGCATTCAAGCAGAAGCAGCTTCTGTAGCCTTAGAAAAAGAAGGTATACCTACCGATCGCATTACTATTCTTGGTAGAGGATACAAAAGTGCAGATGAGTTTGGCTTGATCGATCCCAACGAGCAAGCTGCTAAGCAAGCAAAACTGATGGCTTTCTGGCTCGTACCTTTTGGTTTTGCCTCTGGAGTTGCTTTCAGCGTGCTGTCTGGTCTAGATACCTTTGCTTGGGCGGGTGAAATCGGCAATCATGTCATTGGTGGTTTACTAGGTGCTGTGGCTGGTGGTATGGGTAGCCTATTTGCTGGTGGTGGTGCTGGTTTGGTGTTTGGTAGCGGCGATGCTTTGCCGTACCGCAACCGTCTCAATGCAGGTAAGTATTTGATTGTTGTCAAAGGCACGGATGGCACACTTCGACAAGCAACGAGCATACTACGTCGATTTGAACCAGAAAATATCCAAGGCTATGCTGAAACGACTGGCTGATATAAGTTGTTAGTTATCAGTCGGTGTAGAGACGTTACATGTAACGTCTCTACAAAGTTGTTAGTATCTAGTAACTCATAGCTCATAGCTATGAGCTGTATTTTCTTAATCCTTAGTATCTATCTGTGCTTCGCAAAGAGTTTTGTAGAAGTTTTTGCCAAATTCGTCGAGATTGAATTCTGTCATAATTCGTTTTTTATGATTTAACAAATACTCTGTATTGTCGCTATTTTTAACTCGTAGTAAAGTCTCCATAGCAGCTTCACTGTCACCAAACTGAAATAACCATTCTTGAGGTAAAATTTCTAACATTCCGTCTATGCTAGAAGCAACTATTGGTAGACCATAGTACATTGCTTCTAACATGACTAATGGTAATCCTTCTAGTCGAGAGGGAATGACGAGCATGTCTATGGCAGAGTAAACAGACGATAAGTCATTTCCCCAGGGAATAATTTTGACTCTCTCGCTTAAACCAGAAGAGTGAATGAGTTTTTGTAACTTTACTTCGTCTGAGCCATCACCTACGATTAATAATTTGATATTTTCTAGCTTGCTGGCATATTTTGCCATTGAGGTAATGAGAAAATCATGTCCTTTGTGTTTGAGTTCGATTCTAGCGACCAGAGCTACTGCATAATCGCTGTTATCTATGCCGTATTTTTGTCGAGATATGTTTCGCTCCTGCCGATGCCATATTCTTAAGTCGGGACCGTAATATACTACAGAAATTTTTGATTTCACTCCATGCTGAACTAAGTTAGATTTAGCCCGAGCGCTAGTCGTAATAAATGCATCTGGCAAGTTGTAAAAATGCAAATTAATGAAATCTCTTAATTTAGAGAGTTTCCCTTGCATTAACGATAAAGAGTGTGTTAGCGGGATAAAGCTAATCGCTTTAAGCTTAGCTTTTTTCGTTGCTAGTAAACCGAGGGAACTGAGTTCGATTGTGCCTTGAACGACAATGACTACATCGGGTTTGATAATAGAAATAGTTTGAGCAATTTTAGCAACTACGGGAAACGATAATAATGCTCCTAAGTTTCTAAATCTTGCTGCTTTGAACTCCATTGGATAAAGTTCAAGGTGCTTAAATTCTCGCACTAGTAAAGTTAAGCGATCGTAAAGTCTTTGATTTCCTTGATAAAACATAAATCCAACCTTGAGGTTGGTATTTTCTAGTAAGTATTTAACTGCATCCACAGCAGAAATACTATGACCGCCAAAGCCAGAGCCATCATCGTAAAATAGTATTCTTTTCATATTTTTGATTCAGCAGAATTGTAAGAAAATCAAGACAATCTCAACTCACTTCTGAGTGCTAGCACTCAGAAGATCGATAATCAGTCCATGTCAAATGATGCTCGCCGCTTCAAGGTCTGCATCTTTAGACGCGATGAGCTGCACCAAGATGGCGATCGCTGAAGAACAGCAACGCCATAATTACTTAATCTTAGAAAGACTTGAGAAATATTTTATACTGCAAACAGTCCAATTATCATATTCTTTATCTTGCGATAAAAGTATCTCTAGATACAGAATATAATTGAGTTTTTTGCTGTTAACATCTATTCTTTACGGAAGAAAAATTTGTGTAAATTATAACATATAACTATCTGGGCGAAAAGAGTGGAATCTGTGCTGTTCGTGAAGGTAAGGAGTAAATGCAATGTTGGTAACAGATGACTAGTGTTAGGATATCTGCATAGGAAAACGGGCTGGAGATCGAAACACGATCGGGTTTTAGCCTCTCGCAACGTCTATGCTGCTAACACATGTATCAAAAATACAAGAAATGACAGCAGTTGGATTTTATGCGAGTAACAATAAGTGTCAACAATATAGAACATACATAACCAATTAAAAGTTAGAAAATTAAGATGTTGCCGAGAGAAGACTTATTAAAAGGTGTAGAAAATCGAGAAACTATCGTTCGTGTTATCGATCTAGCAGAGCAAGCAATCAAAACTTGGGAAGTGGTACTCACTGATTTTTTATCGCCCCCAGAGTTAGCTGAAAGCCAGCAAATTTTTAGTCGTTTGACTGACGTACAATTAGTAGCTTGGGGCGGTTATCCTCAAGCAGAACGGCAACGATTAGCGATCGCTCGTGTGGAAGTCCCTCTCGATTCATCCCAAGTGACAGTAGCAGCAATAGATATTGCCGGGAACTTTCTATTTGACACTGCTACCCATCGCGACTTTTTAGGAGCGATGCTAGGTACGGGGATTGTGCGGGACAAAACCGGCGATGTGATTGTCTTAGGAGAACGGGGATCGCAAGCAATTGTTGTACCAGAATTAGTAGAATTCTTAGCAATGAATTTAAAGCAAGTGCGTTCCGTTCCCGTCAAAATTCAGCAGATCGAGTTGAGCGAATTAAGAATTAAAGAACCGAAAAAGAAGGAATTAACAACAGTAGAAGCCTCTTTACGATTAGATGCGATCGCCTCTGCTGGGTTTGGGATGTCCCGCAGCAAAATGGTAGATTTGATCGAAGGTGGAGACGTGCGCGTTAACTGGAAAGAAATTAGCCAATCCAGCACTCAAATGAAAACTGGAGATTTAATCGCTATTCGCGGCAAAGGACGATTAGAAGTGGGAGAAGTCGCCGTCACGAAAAAAGAACGCTATCGCGTCCAATTAACACGATATATGTAATGGGTCATTAGTCATTAGTCATTGGTCATTGGTCATTTGTATGTCCACCACGCAGCACGCACCACTGATAACTGATGTTGTATAGAGCATTGCTTTAGATTTTTCTGTCCCAACACCCGACTCCCGACTCCCTGTTCCCTAATAACTGAAATTCAACCACGTTTAAATATTTTTTCTGTTAAAGTTACAGCAGTTTGGCGGGGCAAAAATCGAGATGCATTGGCGCTAATTTTGTTAATAAATCCTGGGATAATCGAAGAACGATTTTTTTCTAAAGCTTGAAGTGATTCCCG from Chroococcidiopsis sp. SAG 2025 harbors:
- the prmA gene encoding 50S ribosomal protein L11 methyltransferase, which encodes MANHWWKIQILCDLDLEETLFWRLEDFGCRGMASERQKNDGNVCLVKAYLPQEQVKLLDLAALSLWLQQDALLVGLEPPKMQWHLIDEQDWASSWKQYWQPQEVGDRILIYPAWLPVPEKSERLLLRLDPGTAFGTGNHATTQLCLEALEMRLDDLPNSNREDLVIADIGCGSGILSIAAILLGASQVYAVDTDIMAVNATHSNRQLNQISADRIIVGQGSVNTLPQMTQTSFDGIACNILADVIIQLIPQITSVSKPSTWGILSGILIDQAQSVADTLEHYGWTVATLWRRKEWCCFNVRRS
- the serA gene encoding phosphoglycerate dehydrogenase, translated to MAKVLVSDPIDQAGIDILSQVATVDVKIGLTPEQFVQAIPEYDALMIRSGSRITREIIEAGHQLKIIGRAGVGVDNVDVPAATRQGIVVVNSPEGNTIAAAEHAIAMMLALSRYIPDANASVKRGEWDRKTFVGAEVYKKTLGVVGLGKIGSHVATAAKAMGMKLLAYDPFISTERAEQLGCRLVEVDILLQEADYITLHIPKTPETTHLINAEALAKMKPNARIINCARGGIIDEAALAEALKAGKIAGAALDVFEEEPLKESPLRALGKEIILTPHLGASTTEAQVNVAIDVAEQIRDVLLGLPARSAVNIPGLSPDILEELRPYMQLAETLGNLVGQLAGGRVDLLNVKLQGELATNKSQPLVVAALKGLLSQALRERVNYVNASVEAKERGIRIIETRDAAIRDYAGSLHLSAKGSMGEHSVTGALLGDGEIRITNIDEFPINIPPSSHMLFTLHRDMPGIIGKLGSLLGSFNVNIASMQVGRKIVRGDAVMVLSLDDPLPDGILTEITKVAGIRDAYTVTL
- a CDS encoding glycosyltransferase family 4 protein, which produces MKRILFYDDGSGFGGHSISAVDAVKYLLENTNLKVGFMFYQGNQRLYDRLTLLVREFKHLELYPMEFKAARFRNLGALLSFPVVAKIAQTISIIKPDVVIVVQGTIELSSLGLLATKKAKLKAISFIPLTHSLSLMQGKLSKLRDFINLHFYNLPDAFITTSARAKSNLVQHGVKSKISVVYYGPDLRIWHRQERNISRQKYGIDNSDYAVALVARIELKHKGHDFLITSMAKYASKLENIKLLIVGDGSDEVKLQKLIHSSGLSERVKIIPWGNDLSSVYSAIDMLVIPSRLEGLPLVMLEAMYYGLPIVASSIDGMLEILPQEWLFQFGDSEAAMETLLRVKNSDNTEYLLNHKKRIMTEFNLDEFGKNFYKTLCEAQIDTKD
- a CDS encoding photosystem II S4 domain protein, whose product is MLPREDLLKGVENRETIVRVIDLAEQAIKTWEVVLTDFLSPPELAESQQIFSRLTDVQLVAWGGYPQAERQRLAIARVEVPLDSSQVTVAAIDIAGNFLFDTATHRDFLGAMLGTGIVRDKTGDVIVLGERGSQAIVVPELVEFLAMNLKQVRSVPVKIQQIELSELRIKEPKKKELTTVEASLRLDAIASAGFGMSRSKMVDLIEGGDVRVNWKEISQSSTQMKTGDLIAIRGKGRLEVGEVAVTKKERYRVQLTRYM